From Colias croceus chromosome 24, ilColCroc2.1, the proteins below share one genomic window:
- the LOC123702816 gene encoding uncharacterized protein LOC123702816 isoform X2: MKFALVLLALGALVSAEEDKTMETAINFIKDCQGDYFLCVKEKLLKIVDNVRASRSISIAEGVVLKGEPALRTGKQLEPLPIDPIARDTEVNYRLLDGVVNLFETHALEVKMNDAEKESFQRSLEEGRGKKKGGSGIGAIIGLLGAKLLLGKMFIVKLIALKALATAKIALVLAVVLFIAYCFKQDHTKTTYEVVPHAHHHESHHPVHVEHIAHDLGHDLGHGHGYSGYGADWNKNIDEAQNLAYSAYSPH; encoded by the exons atgaaGTTCGCTTTAGTTCTCTTGGCCTTAGGGGCGTTAGTTAGTGCTGAAGAAGACAAAACAATGGAAACAGcgattaattttatcaagGACTGCCAAGGGGATTACTTCTTATGTGTTAAg GAGAAATTGCTGAAAATTGTCGATAATGTGAGGGCATCTAGGAGCATATCTATCGCGGAGGGTGTAGTGCTTAAGGGTGAGCCTGCCTTAAGAACCGGGAAGCAGTTGGAGCCCTTGCCCATCGACCCCATTGCGAGGGATACCGAAGTGAACTATAGGTTGTTGGATGGAGTCGTCAACCTATTCGAAACACACGCTCTTGAAGTTAAAATGAACGATGCTGAAAAGGAATCCTTTCAACGCTCGTTAGAAGAAg gtcGTGGTAAGAAGAAGGGAGGCAGCGGAATCGGAGCCATTATTGGACTTCTTGGAGCCAAATTGTTGCTTGGAAAGATGTTTATCGTGAAGCTGATCGCTTTGAAGGCTCTCGCCACCGCTAAGATTGCCCTGGTTCTGGCTGTCGTACTCTTCATTGCATACTGCTTCAAGCAGGACCACACCAAGACGACATACGAAGTGGTACCCCACGCCCATCACCACGAGTCGCACCACCCAGTCCACGTGGAACATATTGCCCACGATCTCGGCCACGATCTTGGCCACGGCCACGGCTACTCTGGATACGGAGCCGATTGGAACAAGAACATCGACGAAGCCCAGAACCTCGCCTACTCAGCGTACTCACCGCACTAA
- the LOC123702816 gene encoding uncharacterized protein LOC123702816 isoform X1 produces the protein MKFALVLLALGALVSAEEDKTMETAINFIKDCQGDYFLCVKEKLLKIVDNVRASRSISIAEGVVLKGEPALRTGKQLEPLPIDPIARDTEVNYRLLDGVVNLFETHALEVKMNDAEKESFQRSLEEGRGKKKGRGKKKGGSGIGAIIGLLGAKLLLGKMFIVKLIALKALATAKIALVLAVVLFIAYCFKQDHTKTTYEVVPHAHHHESHHPVHVEHIAHDLGHDLGHGHGYSGYGADWNKNIDEAQNLAYSAYSPH, from the exons atgaaGTTCGCTTTAGTTCTCTTGGCCTTAGGGGCGTTAGTTAGTGCTGAAGAAGACAAAACAATGGAAACAGcgattaattttatcaagGACTGCCAAGGGGATTACTTCTTATGTGTTAAg GAGAAATTGCTGAAAATTGTCGATAATGTGAGGGCATCTAGGAGCATATCTATCGCGGAGGGTGTAGTGCTTAAGGGTGAGCCTGCCTTAAGAACCGGGAAGCAGTTGGAGCCCTTGCCCATCGACCCCATTGCGAGGGATACCGAAGTGAACTATAGGTTGTTGGATGGAGTCGTCAACCTATTCGAAACACACGCTCTTGAAGTTAAAATGAACGATGCTGAAAAGGAATCCTTTCAACGCTCGTTAGAAGAAg gtcGCGGCAAGAAAAagg gtcGTGGTAAGAAGAAGGGAGGCAGCGGAATCGGAGCCATTATTGGACTTCTTGGAGCCAAATTGTTGCTTGGAAAGATGTTTATCGTGAAGCTGATCGCTTTGAAGGCTCTCGCCACCGCTAAGATTGCCCTGGTTCTGGCTGTCGTACTCTTCATTGCATACTGCTTCAAGCAGGACCACACCAAGACGACATACGAAGTGGTACCCCACGCCCATCACCACGAGTCGCACCACCCAGTCCACGTGGAACATATTGCCCACGATCTCGGCCACGATCTTGGCCACGGCCACGGCTACTCTGGATACGGAGCCGATTGGAACAAGAACATCGACGAAGCCCAGAACCTCGCCTACTCAGCGTACTCACCGCACTAA